The proteins below are encoded in one region of Apium graveolens cultivar Ventura chromosome 4, ASM990537v1, whole genome shotgun sequence:
- the LOC141720137 gene encoding uncharacterized protein LOC141720137: MRLDKGNNEAELEELRIFAKWVLDIGDGKMLTPVDGSKEFLEDDIEVPPHFYDLESDNFVDKMIKSTYPNFTEKCRDPTYLSERAILTPTNQTVGHVNDLIVKKLQGESVSYFSVDQAEEFGTEDDLNSAFPVEHLNSINIPGLPPHDLKLKVRQQRALSLHKF, encoded by the coding sequence ATGAGGTTGGATAAAGGTAACAACGAGGCAGAACTGGAGGAGTTGAGAATATTTGCCAAGTGGGTTCTTGACATTGGCGATGGTAAAATGCTTACACCTGTTGATGGGAGCAAAGAGTTTCTTGAGGATGATATAGAGGTTCCACCTCATTTCTATGATTTAGAATCTGACAACTTTGTTGACAAGATGATCAAAAGTACTTATCCAAATTTTACTGAGAAATGCAGAGATCCAACATACCTAAGTGAACGAGCTATACTAACTCCAACAAATCAAACAGTTGGACATGTTAATGACCTTAttgttaaaaagcttcaaggtgAATCTGTATCGTACTTTAGTGTGGACCAAGCGGAAGAATTTGGCACGGAGGATGACCTCAACTCTGCATTTCCAGTTGAGCATCTTAACTCAATTAACATTCCAGGATTACCACCTCATGATCTCAAATTAAAAGTTAGGCAACAACGAGCATTGAGTCTCCATAAATTTTAA
- the LOC141720138 gene encoding uncharacterized protein LOC141720138, with protein MESNAKLILNDKQLQFYALAEIDNLLRSIGKSLSHFTQLPQPPSSYLNQGSNNLIIKETSYDIKEMEAQHQQFLQNYNEHQLRSKGDIVLPVASSSIEATLKPGGRTAHSRFKIPIVLDEFSLCNIGHDSDIAELIKQTKLIIWDEAPMQHRYMQHRYAFECLDRSLKDIMKSVYPARSQMPFGGIAVVLGGDFRQILHAIAHGETGEIVSACITRFRLWSI; from the exons ATGGAGAGTAATGCTAAGCTAATCCTAAATGACAAACAACTACAGTTCTATGCACTTGCAG AAATTGATAATTTGTTGCGTTCAATTGGAAAATCTCTCTCACACTTTACACAATTGCCTCAGCCTCCTTCCAGTTATTTGAATCAAGGTTCAAATAATTTGATCATTAAAGAAACAAGCTATGACATAAAGGAGATGGAAGCTCAGCACCAACAATTTTTACAGAATTATAATGAACATCA ATTAAGATCAAAGGGAGACATTGTTCTCCCTGTTGCATCCTCTAGCATAGAAGCAACTCTTAAGCCTGGTGGAAGAACAGCACACTCCCGTTTCAAGATCCCAATTGTTCTTGATGAATTTTCTTTGTGTAATATAGGTCATGATTCAGACATTGCGGAGTTGATTAAGCAAACAAAGTTAATAATTTGGGATGAGGCGCCCATGCAACATAGATACATGCAACATAGATATGCTTTTGAGTGCTTGGACAGGTCTTTAAAAGATATAATGAAGTCCGTATATCCTGCACGTTCTCAAATGCCATTTGGAGGAATAGCCGTGGTGCTTGGCGGGGATTTTAGGCAAATTCTGCATGCCATAGCTCATGGTGAAACAGGTGAAATTGTCTCTGCGTGTATAACCAGATTTCGGTTATGGTCAATTTGA